The proteins below come from a single Vicugna pacos chromosome 13, VicPac4, whole genome shotgun sequence genomic window:
- the RAB42 gene encoding ras-related protein Rab-42 — METGGCRYQFRIAVLGDAAVGKTSLLRRYVAGAPGIPQPEPELESAPTVGVEFYSRALQLQAGPRVKLQLWDTAGQERFRCITRSFYRNVVGVLLVFDMTNRKSFEHIQDWHQEVMATQGPDKAIFLLVGHKSDLQSSRCVSAQEAEELAASLGMAFMETSAKNNCNVDLAFNTLAEAIQQALQQGDIKLEEDWGGVRLIHNIQISRAPSRKQHPGPCQC, encoded by the exons ATGGAGACTGGGGGCTGCCGCTACCAGTTTCGGATCGCCGTGCTGGGGGACGCGGCCGTGGGCAAGACGTCGCTGCTGCGGCGCTACGTGGCGGGTGCTCCCGGGATCCCGCAGCCGGAGCCGGAGCTCGAGTCGGCGCCCACGGTGGGCGTCGAGTTCTATAGCCGCGCTCTGCAGCTGCAGGCCGGGCCGCGCGTCAAGCTGCAGCTCTGGGACACGGCGGGCCAAGAGCGCTTCAG GTGCATCACCAGATCCTTTTACCGGAATGTGGTGGGTGTCCTGCTGGTCTTTGATATGACAAACAGGAAGTCCTTTGAACACATCCAAGACTGGCACCAGGAGGTCATGGCCACTCAGGGCCCTGACAAGGCGATCTTCCTGCTGGTTGGCCACAAGAGTGACCTGCAGAGCTCCCGTTGTGTCTcagcccaggaggcagaggaactgGCTGCCTCCTTGGGCATGGCCTTCATGGAGACCTCCGCCAAAAATAACTGCAATGTGGACCTGGCCTTCAACACCCTTGCTGAAGCCATCCAGCAGGCCCTGCAGCAGGGGGACATCAAGCTGGAGGAGGACTGGGGGGGTGTCCGTCTCATTCACAACATCCAGATCTCCAGGGCCCCCAGCAGGAAGCAACACCCAGGTCCATGCCAGTGTTGA